TGGGGGCACCGAcatcgaaatcggcatggttgaaACGCACAATAACTactggacgatgtactttgacGGCTCAAGTACTTCATCCTCGGCTGGCATCGGAATTGTCATTCAATCCCCAAACCAcaatcgttggtatttttcgcttaaGCTGGATTTTGAATGCacaaataatcaggccgaatacgaagccttTATTATCGGCCTTGGCATCCTTCATGACTTACGGGCAACCCGTGCCCTCATCCTCGGCGACTCTGAACTCGTGATTAACCAAGTTAATGGGTCTTTTCGATGCATAAGTTGTACCCTGGCACCTTACCACATGgccgccagctatttggccgaatccttcgacggtattaaatttgaacatatttctcggatccataataccgacgcaAGCGAATTAgctcaaatcgcctccggtgcacaactcTTAGGGGGCAAGCTAGGTCGAGAAATACCCGTGTTACAACAGCTATACTCGGCTTTGGTTAACCAGCAAGTCCTCCGACGCGACAACGTGATACGCACCAgagtcatgtccttaccttTGTTGTTAGACCGATAAGACCTTATAGATGTTTACGCCGTCGAGGcaataccagatgattggagaaagcccattatgcagtatcttgacaatcccaatggcAAACACAATCGCAAGACAAGAGTTCACGCCAcaaactatgtcacgtaccaaaacgagttataccgaAAGATTGAGAATAGTCTATTACTGCTATACCTCAGCCCCGAAGAGAGTGCTCAAGCAATCACAGAAGTCCATGAAGGGGTTTGCGAAGCTCATCAGTCCGGACGTAAAATGCGGTGGTCGCTTcgacgacacggttatttttggccaagaatattaaaggattgtatcgagttcgCACGAGGGTGCATACAGTGTCAGATTCACGGTCCTATACAACAGGTCCCACCGAGTCATTACATTCAGTCACTAAACCATGGCcatttagaggatgggccatggacgtaatcgacAAAATCACACCATCTTCCAGGGCTGCcaagcatgcatggatactgGTAGGAACCgattacttcactaagtgggtcAAAGCAAAATCGTATGCCGAgctaacgtctaaagaagtttgcgactttATGgaagaacacattgtgaccagatTCAGCGTAGTAGAAACGATTATAACTGATAATGGCACAATCTTTACAGCCGAGAGGTTTAAAGAATATACAGCAAGTTTGAAAATTCAGCTTGAACAGTCTACACCATATTATCCACAAgcaaatgggcaggccgaggcaagtaacaAAGTGTTGATTGGCATTctcaagaaaataataaaagagaggcttagcatgtggcatttaaagttaaatgaggctttatgggcatatcgaacatcgCTCCAATCGGCGACTGGGACAACCCTGTATGCactaacctacggacacgacgtaatgttaccagtcgagctaagcataaattcgttacgaataattgaacaaagtagtttgttcagcaccgaatataatcagtccataaGACAGGAGTTAGAAAACTTAGAAGAAGCGCGACTCAATGCTTATAAGTTGCTGGTGGCACAAAAATagattgccgagcgagcatATAATCAAAAGGTCTGACAGAAAACATTTGGTGAAGGAGAATTAGTTTGGCAAACAgtgttgcccgtaggaattaaagaccctAGGTTCTGCAAATGGTCGCCAACTTGGGAAGGGCCTTTCGTCATACATAAGGTTCTCGGCAAAGGTGCATATCATCTTAGAGACCAGACTGGTTTAGTTCACAAATTGCTAATCAATGGGAATTTTTTAAAGAAGTATTATCCGGTCACATAGGATATGCGGGAATAGAAATTCAGTTCATTAAGATCGATAAGAGAATACATAAATTGATTAGGTCGATCAGTTTACATTCAAATAAGTTCAGggcgaagaaagaagaagagtgCCGAGAAGggccttcaactccaaccaccgcacctcGCCCATTATGACCTCGGCTTGCCGGTTCCTCTTGTCCATTTTCAACTGCTCGATCCGTTTTATGCTCGCCGCATATTCGATTAAACAAGCTTTGCTGCCCGACTCGAAGTCCTTtgcaagctcagaagcaataGCCGACCATCGTTTTTCCAATTCGGCCATTTGACGGTCGAGGTCGGCCAAAGCCTTCCCTTTTGCCTTTAAATCATCAATCTTCGGACGAAGAGTTTCTTGGACAGCCGTAGTAGCTTGCAGATCTTGTTCGGCCCTCAAAGCATTTTCGAAGACACTAAAGGTTTCTCGAACTCACTCCAAGGTGGATGATGCCTAAACAATGGCCTCGGGGCTCAGTTGACCGTCGGCTCCGAGGTCGTTTAGACATGCACCCAGCAAATCAAGACCTTTACACTCAAGAACTTACGACGCTGAGAGAGACAAGACCTCTTACAATTGAGCTAGAGCAGTTGAATCAGCGGCTGCAGTTGTGGTGGCCGAAGGACCAACCACTCCAGTAGTGCTGGACAAAAGGGCTTTGAACTCGATttcccatgaagcctgcacaCAAAAATCAGTTTAAGCTTAAGGAAATCACGAAAAAGGTAGAaagaaggttttgttttttttaaacctaCCGAGAGAAGACTTCGACCATGTCTTaaggatcgttgctcgaacctaaagaacttaatgGCCGAGCCTAGTATCTTAGATTGCTTTtcagttcacgcggccgatagaggttatctacgttcgacGGCCACTGAGGcagccaagaaatatagataacaccctttGGCGCATAGAATGTTCGATGAAAATagtgtacaggcacctgacatttagtattttcctgGTTTAGGGTTCTATGGCAGAGAAATAACCAAGGAAAGGCGGTAGGGGGTACTTACGAAGGCTGAAGAGGCTTCCTGTGGAGAAATATTGAGGTCTTAGTCCTGCGGGTGAACGGGCGTTTCTGCCGTCGGTTCTGGATCTCCGACAGGTTGTTTGCCACGATCGGCCGTAGAAGGGCCGACTTAGATAGCCATCTCGAACACAGGAGGAGGTTGACGGTGGGGTCGAAAGTGACTCGCCAGTGGAACCTCGTCGCTCCCGTTGCTCTCTTCCAGAACGAAGGCcgagggttttggattttcagGATAAGTTCCCTCGATCACAGGGACTGCCTCTTCCGGGACGGGTGCAGCCTCGACCGGTGGAACAACAACTGGTTTACCAACTTTAGAAACAGGCCTTACTTGGACTGTTTCTTCGACCGGAATTGACCGTTTCTTAAGCAAAGCTTGGGTGATAGGGGGAGAAGGGGAAACATTGGGAGTCGTCGCCCCCGTAGTTTGACTGGAGATAACGTGAATCTCCCGTTCCCCTTTCTTCGCCAGCTTTTTAACCCGTTTGGTGGGCCGAGGAGCTTCGATGGCCGGCTCGACCTCTTGACAAGGTCGTTTACTCAACACGGCCTGCACAACGGTCTTAACCCTCTTGGAAACGATCGATTTTTTCTCAGCTGCAGCCGCAACAACCATTTCCACCTTTTTCAATAGCCGACTGCCtggaaaagtaaaagcaaatcaGCAAAGCCGATCAGTAgttgaaaattgaaggaaaaaggtAGAAATAAACTGTTACCTTGGGGTTGGGGGCATGAGCCTTCTTAGGTCAATCACCGAAGATTTTGTTCAGAATGGTTTTGATCGGAACACCAAAAAACTATTGGGTATACTCTTCCCACTAATCACCGAAAATGTCAGTGTAAAAAGGTTCTGGAGTGACCGGGCGAGGACAGAATTTTTGGCATCGCTCCTGGAACTCTCTTTTAGCGTCGTTGCATTCCTTCTCTGAAGAGCCAGGTTTGCGTCTACGGCTTAGGACAGATCGTGAGAAGAGAATGAGGACTGGACAACCTTGAAGATAGCCAAGCTGCCGAGCGAGGAAGTTGGGATGATACACTTCCCAACTCTCTCGGCGACCCTCACAGCCGAGAAGCAGGTCGCTGGCAAGCACGAAAGACGCCCAAGATTGATGAAGGTCAGCATCTTTGTCCGTGCCCCATGCTGATGTAGGAAGTCTGATCGACGAAGGGTATTCTCGATGACGGCAGATCAAGAACTCATCATCAGAAAGGTCGTCAAGAGCGAAAAAGTATCTGAACACTTCTTCGGCTTGATGAGAGGGAATTGGCCGAAAAGCCAGCTGAGGGCCAAACGCTTCCTTAGGCGAGAAATCGGTAATCGTTGGCCGAAGAGGAGCAAAGTAGACctgcagccagagttggaagacccagaggggaCCATTCTGCTGCGGATCGACCTTATCTAGGGTCGTTTCGGCCAAGCAGCGTAGGAGATGGACGAGAATGGCCAGGCTGAGTGCTAGAGTGTGACCGCTAGTTAGGGTTTCGGCCACTGGCATATTCTCGACCAGACACTTATtagatttggtacaacagataaatttgttgtaccaatagaagaggaaagcctCATGTTCTCCTTCTCGCAGagcctcttctcctcggccggtAAAATGGAGATAAAGGGTGttatagttgaagaagttcttgtgaagCTTGTGAACCTCTTCTTTCGAGGGTATTTGGCCTTCACCGCTTAGCGTCTCAAGGGCCCGTTTGTCAAATAGCGCCTTCAAGTTAAGGTTCGACGGGTACCTAGAGAGGGCAGCGTCGATTGGGATTCTAGTCGGGGAAGTCCCCAAGATGGCAGTGAAATCAAGGATGGTGGGGCCAATGGGGCCAAGAGGgaggaccatggtgttggtggccaAACACCAGAAGCATAAGGCCGCTAGGAAGAGTTCCTTGTCCAAGATGACCTCCATGGACGAGAGGTGAATGTCGTCGTAAATGCCGAGGactttccattgctcgccgaagagcTTTTCCATTCGTACGACCCAGGCTGCCCGGGTTGTAGTGGTCGAGGGCCAAGAGCCTTGAGGCCTTGCCACATCCCACTTCGgccattcaaacccttgtagCAAGGGTGACAGGCAGTGCTTCTGGAGAAGCCCAATGATGGTTGATGGTACTGCCGCTTTAAAGAGATGACCCAAGATTTGATGAGGGGTGCTCATGTCACTTTCGAACCGTATGGTTTTGATCGAACTTTGATCAATAATTTTCTGACATTGGTCGCATTCattggaaagcttggagatgaaggaagCCATTGTAAGGGGATTAAAAGAATGCGAGAAGAAATGAGTTTTTCTGGGTTGGGAGATTTGAAGACGAAGATCCGGAAGGAATGAGTGCACTAGAGAGCAATGGCAAGAATTTCAGAAAATTTGAAAGCGTAAAGTACAAATAAgagaatttcggtatttatagaacGGTGGAAGGAAGGGCAatcattcaaaattcaaaatgaagggGAAAATCGACCGAGAAATTcactaatcattatgaacattTAGAAAATCcagttgagaagaccgaggGTTTCGTGTTTCGGGGGATGCACGATTGCGTGTGGCGACGAGATTTATGGTGAAAGATGTTTTGGCGTCTGCACGATGCTAAATGGTTCGCAGATCGAGGCGGCATGGTTGTGTTCAGCAACAAGGTCATGATGATATGACGGTTCAGGGAACCGCACGCTTTAAACGTCATTATTAGGGATTAGCCGTATAAAAGGATGCCACATGGTGTATTGGTTAGCAGGATCAAAATCGTGCaatcgtgctcaataaatgcgccttggaaatAGAGTATTTGGATTTTGAGTGTTaatttcgcttcttcaaggtcagagcTCAACGAGAGGATTtaggccgaggacctcagaagcgatgaggcaatgtttgggcccaaaatatcagtttgggccgagtgtagaATTATTCTCGGCACAGAAGGCCTTACGACAGGGTTAGCAGGGATCGTATAGTTCTGGATCGGTTAAGTCATGCTGCACGACGAGTCGAATCCTggtgcaatgaggagtctcgtcaagattaataacccggaagtgaatccggctcaataaaggactaggttcacaattatAGTGAAAATAGGAATGGTCGAGTTAgtgtttgatcaggagaagaagtcctaatccgggtaggtttttaactcgaccttgaagGTATccggtgctataaatagaggaggctgtaCATCGTTCgagccccctccaattcaacacacaactgccctgcgcaaattctctcaacaactttgagatttttattttctcttttcgctgacacatcttccgttggcatcaacagcactgtgaaagcaaccggtgatttcttaagtcggcatagataactctgttgccgtagaatcaaccGATCTCgtagcatcttccgttggcatcaacagcattgCGGCGAGGAcgattggttacctatccaagtctcggtcgagaagagTTTGGCATTCAAACGGTCGAACCACGTttactattaagacttatattcgctttgagtatttgtgcccttacactttggtgttgattcggcgtgagtttactctgacgaataacatcactgtgaccgaatccgacgacgacgattcgtgaacttcgtaaggatagtagccttgtcttcaggttcgagaacctaagaggccgagatgtgttccttccttggtcgcaatcgcaagacgcagaagttagccgcgcacccaacgcaacatcaacaaatttactcctcggccgagctcggcagacgagttggcatgccccgcattcattgaaggacgtagttagcttatagattactcggcctacgcaccacgtaggcttggtagtttttatgACCAACAGGACTACTATAATTAAGTTCCAGTACTTTTCATCATTCATTCTTGGCACTAAATTCCAGTTACAGGGAGAAACCAAATTCTCGCAGTAGGTTACTT
This is a stretch of genomic DNA from Malus domestica chromosome 02, GDT2T_hap1. It encodes these proteins:
- the LOC139191279 gene encoding uncharacterized protein yields the protein MLPVVTQVITQTDVILYMLTRPIVKGRIGKWTIALSEFSLQYVSQKAVKGQTLADFLAQHPSPYGFGGTDIEIGMVETHNNYWTMYFDGSSTSSSAGIGIVIQSPNHNRWYFSLKLDFECTNNQAEYEAFIIGLGILHDLRATRALILGDSELVINQVNGSFRCISCTLAPYHMAASYLAESFDGIKFEHISRIHNTDASELAQIASGAQLLGGKLGREIPVLQQLYSALVNQQVLRRDNVIRTRVMSLPLLLDR